Sequence from the Actinomycetota bacterium genome:
TGGCCACCCTCGCGCTGCTGGTCATGATGTACACCGTCTTCTCCAACTGGGACACCGTCACTCGGGGCACGATCGGGATTCTGCGGATCCCGGACCTGGTGAACACACCGATCGCCCTCGTTGCCGCCGTCGTCATCACAGGGGTGGCCCTGCTCTTCTCCGCCTCTCCGATCGGCCTGCGCCTCCAGGCCGTCAGGGAGGACAAGGCCGCGGCCGCCGCCCTGGGGATCTCGGTGGCGCGCAGCCGCTTTTTCGGCTGGATGACGAGTGCCGTCCTCATGGGGGCAGGGGCGGCCGTGTGGGCGCTGAACAACCTGGCGTTCGGACCCCACCAGTTCTTCTTCGCCCAGACATTCACCTTGTTGTCGATGCTGGTGATCGGTGGGATGTCATCGGTGTCGGGGGCCGTGATCGGCACGGCAGTGGTTACGGTGCTGGCCGAGATGCTTCGGCCGCTGGAGCGGGGACTGTCCCTGGGCCCCGTTCACCTGAGCGAATTGCCGGGTGTGATCCAGCTGGCTCTCGCCGCCCTGATCATGCTCGTGCTGATCGTGGCCCCCCAAGGCATCACCGGAGGTCGGGAACTCGGATCGTGGAGGAGGCGCAAGTGAGCCTCGTCGTCGACTCGGTCACCAAGCACTTTGCGGGCCTCACGGCGCTCAAGGACGTGTCGTTCACGCTGGACCAGGAGGAGATCCT
This genomic interval carries:
- a CDS encoding branched-chain amino acid ABC transporter permease → MNTFSRRRMVEAVRTWLLLSALLAVVALIGSVFLDTTSQRVLTNFLTIVGLVVAYQSFVGPSGLLSFGHVAFFGAGAYAAALVTIPVDQKVRLLQGLPAWLGGMETGLWGAILAAVLVAALIAAFTGATISKMEDMGLVMATLALLVMMYTVFSNWDTVTRGTIGILRIPDLVNTPIALVAAVVITGVALLFSASPIGLRLQAVREDKAAAAALGISVARSRFFGWMTSAVLMGAGAAVWALNNLAFGPHQFFFAQTFTLLSMLVIGGMSSVSGAVIGTAVVTVLAEMLRPLERGLSLGPVHLSELPGVIQLALAALIMLVLIVAPQGITGGRELGSWRRRK